One Mobula hypostoma chromosome 5, sMobHyp1.1, whole genome shotgun sequence DNA segment encodes these proteins:
- the LOC134346107 gene encoding neural proliferation differentiation and control protein 1-like, with protein sequence MRPLLLLSLLSTVYAAPAFHSVDVVKATADVDDLLQSLLAQWEKTSPQSSSSATPLGPGPEPTDTSHATGLRSSPSAHQRATEPQATVKITPDTQPVTGRNGGRRLPRLLNDVVSMALIIICAVTGLCGLVVAALCWYRLQKEVRQAQKVVYEGSQKPLPPFIDRRIAEKLQRSHYQHQKKVIQALGESKPKVKRNQTYMESEPDNGNEEYMVYECPGLAPTGEMEIHNPLFDASVHHGSPSIHQ encoded by the exons ATGAGGCCTCTCctgctcctctctctcctctccaccgtTTACGCCGCACCTGCCTTTCACAGCGTCG ATGTTGTGAAAGCAACTGCTGATGTCGATGACCTACTCCAATCCCTGTTGGCCCAGTGGGAGAAGACTTCGCCCcagagttcaagttcag CCACCCCCCTCGGACCAGGCCCAGAGCCCACCGACACCAGCCATGCCACTGGCCTCCGCAGCTCACCGTCTGCCCACCAGCGCGCCACGGAACCCCAGGCCACCGTGAAAATCACACCGGACACGCAGCCCGTGACAGGGAGGAACGGGGGCAGGAGGCTGCCACGGCTGCTGAACGACGTGGTCTCAATGG cTCTGATTATCATCTGCGCAGTGACGGGTCTCTGCGGACTGGTCGTGGCTGCTTTATGTTGGTACCG GTTGCAGAAGGAGGTGAGACAGGCGCAGAAGGTTGTCTATGAAGGATCACAGAAGCCATTACCCCCG TTCATTGACAGGAGGATTGCGGAAAAGCTTCAGAGGAGCCACTATCAGCACCAGAAGAAAGTCATCCAGGCTTTGGGAGA GAGCAAACCCAAGGTGAAGAGGAATCAGACGTACATGGAATCAGAGCCGGATAATGGAAATGAGGAATACATGGTGTACGAGTGTCCGGGTTTGGCACCG